Proteins encoded by one window of Trichocoleus sp.:
- a CDS encoding helix-turn-helix domain-containing protein: protein MVRETRQCLELSQAKFAERLGVSFQSVNRWENGRTKPLPIALKQIEHLLHQMGDSGKDLLVKYFSE from the coding sequence CTGGTGCGAGAAACGCGACAATGCTTAGAACTCTCGCAAGCCAAGTTTGCTGAAAGGTTAGGAGTTTCATTCCAAAGCGTCAACCGTTGGGAGAATGGGCGAACCAAGCCCTTGCCGATCGCGTTAAAGCAGATTGAACACTTGCTGCATCAAATGGGCGATAGTGGCAAAGATTTGCTCGTTAAATACTTTTCAGAGTGA